Below is a genomic region from Helicobacter ibis.
CATATATATCTTTAGCCTTTGTTTTTTCGTATTCTTCTTGTGCTATTTTTAGTGCTTTGTTCCTAGCTATACTTACTCCACTATTTTTATGTTTATGCAAGATTATCCTGTTATATTGGGTATATTCTTGTGCTATATCATAGCTATTATCTGTGCTCCCATCATCTATTAAAATAGCTTTGTAATTTTTATATGTTTGATTCTTTAGTGAGTCTAGCGTGTTTTTTAGAGTATTTTGTGAGTTGTATATTGGGATTATTATTATAAATTGTATCAACATATACACCATGTTAGTTTGTGGTGCGCTGAGCGAGACTTGAACTCGCACGGGTCGCCCCGCCACCCCCTCAAGATGGTGTGTCTACCATTCCACCACCAGCGCAATAGATTCTGCAAAAGCAGAATCTAAATATTGTTAAAGTCCTAGCACTGCTAAGAAAGGATTTGCATAAAGTAGGATTAAAGCTACAACAAGTGTATAGATAACTTGTGCTTCAATCATTGCTAAAGCAATAAACATAGTTGTCATTAGCTTACCGCCAACGCCAGGATTTCTAGCCATACCAGAAATAGTAGCAGCAGAAGTATTACCCATACCAATAGCACCACCTAATGCAGCAATACCTAATCCAATACCAGCAGCAATTGCAGAATATGCAAGTAGTATTTCTCCATTGCTTCCACCTTCAGCAGCAAATGCAAAACCTGCTAATGCCATAAATACGAAAAGTAACTTTTTCATTATTTGTCCTTTGTTTAAGATTCAAAGCCTGTTCGGATTCATTCCCCTACTTATCGCTTTGGAAGTGTGATTATTATAAAACTTGCATAAAGATTCAATAAAATGTGCTAAATTTACTATTAAAGATAAATTTATTACAATTTTTAATTGTATTTAGATTGTTTTGGAGTGTTTTATGTATCACATTGTTCTTAATTCTGATGAATCATATATGAAATATGCTGCTGTTTTAATCTCTAGCATAGCTAAAAATAGCCCACATGATAATGGATATATGATACACATTCTTACAAATGAAATTTCAAAAGAAATAAGCGATAAAATGGAGCTTCTAACTAATAGCCTTAGTAAATATTGCAAAATTAGCATAAAGTTACATCATATGGGTGATAAGGACTTTCAAGGCTCACCTTTATGGGGAGAGAATCAAAACTATCTAGCTTATTATAGGTTAAAGTTAGCACAAGTTATACCAGCAGATATTGATAGATGCTTGTATTTAGATGTTGATATGCTTGTAGTTGGCGATATTAGTTGTTTGTTTGAAGTAGATTTAGGCGAGGCAATAGCTGGTGTTGTGCTAGACTTTTATAGACCACAGAATAAAAGACCACTAGCTCTTAAAAGACAAAAGCTATCTTATGTCACTTTAGATACAAACATTTATTTTAACTCTGGTTTATTACTTGTGAATTTGAAGCAATGGCGAGAGCATAAAGTAGAAGAAACATGTATAGAGTTTCTAAGTAATTATGAATCTATGTTTCCAGATCAAGATGCACTAAATGTAGTTATAAAGGATAAGACGAAGATCTTATCGCCAAAGTTTAATTATTATTTGCTACTTCCTTCTAATAAGCTAGTATTTAGAGGTAAGAACAATGCTAACATAAATGAAGAAGAAAGTGTTTATAATGAGGCACTAAAAGATATTAGAATTGTTCATTTTATAGGACATTTGAAGCCTTGGGATTCATTTGTAGAACCATTTTACAATTATGGTCATTTGGTAGCTACTCCATATATTAGGCAGTGGTGGAGTATAGCACTAAGATGTGAAGCCTTTAGAGATGAGCTTTTAGACATTTATGAAAATAGAGAGCAAGAAAAGCTAGACATTCTAGCACGAGATATATATCTAAAAATGAAAAAACTAGAATACAAAATAAACTCTACACGCCACCCAATAAGAACGCTAATTAAAAAATTAAAAGGAGAATTATGAAAGGCATAATTTTAGCAGGTGGTAGTGGCACACGGCTATATCCTACAACACTCACCATATCAAAGCAACTCCTACCAATATATGATAAGCCTATGATTTATTATCCATTTTCCGTGCTTATGTTAGCACACATTAGAGATGTGCTAATAATCTCAACTCCAAGTGATATAGATAGATTTAGAGAGCTTTTTGGCAGTGGGGATTGGCTTGGTATGAATATAGAATACAAGATTCAAAGCTCTCCAGATGGACTAGCACAAGGGCTTATCTTAGCAGAAGAATTTGTCAAAAACGATGATATGGCATTAATTTTAGGGGATAATATTTTCTATGGGCAGGGTTTATCTCCAATGCTAAAAGAAGCAAAAGAAAATGCAAAAAATAACTACGCAACTATATTTTCATATAGGGTAAATGATCCGCATAGATTCGGAGTAGTGGAGTTTGATGAGAGTGAGAACATACTAAGCATAGAAGAAAAGCCACAAGAGCCAAAGAGTAACTTTGCGGCTACTGGACTTTACTTTTATGATAATTCAGCCATTGATATTGCAAAGAGCATAAAGCCAAGCACTAGAGGTGAGCTAGAAATCACTGATGTAAATTCTGTATATCTAAGCAATAAAAGGCTAAAGACACAGATTCTAAGGCGTGGGTTTGCATGGCTTGATACTGGGACACATGATAGTCTGCTTGAGGCTGGAAGTTTTGTGCAGACAATAGAAGTAAGACAGGGTTATAAAGTAGCGTGTTTGGAGGAAATAGCATACAATAATGGCTGGATAGACAAGGAAACTCTGCTTAAAAGAGCGGAATTTTTGGCAAAGAGTGGGTATGGTGAGTATCTAAAAAAAGTATCAGAAGGCTTTCGATGAATATTTTAATCACTGGTGGAGCGGGGTTTATAGGGAGTAATTTTATAAATTACTTTGCTAAAAAGTATAGAAATTATCATATTTTTAACTTAGATTCTTTGACATATGCTGGGAGTTTGGAGAATCTAAGAGAAGTTGAAAGCGAAGAAAATTACACTTTTATAAAGGGTGATATTTGTGATTTTGACTTTGTTAGAGAAGTGTTTTTGGAGCATAAAATAGATTCTGTCATACACTTTGCTGCTGAATCTCATGTTGATAATTCTATTAAAAATCCAAGTGTATTTATAAATACTAATGTAAATGGCACTTTTAATCTATTGCATAATGCTTATAATGCTTGGTTTGTTGAGCCATTTGTGTGTAAGGATTCTGCAAGACATGTATTTTTTCACATTAGCACAGATGAGGTATATGGCTCACTAGAGATTAATGATGAGCCATTTACTGAATCTACCTCCTATGCACCAAACTCTCCTTATTCAGCTTCTAAGGCATCTAGCGATATGCTTGTTAGGTCTTATTTTCATACTTATGGTTTATGTGGATTTATAACTAATTGTTCCAATAATTATGGGATAAAGCAACATGATGAAAAGCTAATCCCAACAATAATAAGAAACGCATTATTAAACAAAGACATACCAATATATGGAGATGGGAAAAATATAAGGGATTGGTTATATGTAGATGATCATGCAAGGGCAATTGATTTGGTATTTCATAGTGATTATTTTGGAGAGAGTTTTAATGTTGGTGGGAATTGTGAGATTCAAAATATAAATATCGCAGAGTATATCTGTAAGGCACTAGATAAGCTATACCCAAAAGAAGAATCCTATACAAAGCAAATAAGATTTGTAAAAGATAGAGCAGGGCATGATAGAAGATATGCAATAAATGCCTCTAAGATACAAAACAAGCTAGGTTTTATACCGCAAGAATCCTTTGAGAGTGGGATTATGAAAACTATACAATGGTATGCAAAGAAATATGGATTTTAGAAATTATAAATTATTAAATTTTAGCGTTATGGGTGATTTGCGTGGAAATCTTGTGAGTTTGGAAGAAAATAAAAACATACCATTTTGTATAAAGAGAGTGTATTATATATACAATACTAGCGATAAAGAGAGAGGATTTCATGCACATACAAGATTGGAACAAGTAGCAGTTGTGTTAAGTGGTGAGTGCGAGTTTGTGCTCGATAGTGGAAAGAGTAGGGAAGTTATAAAGCTAGATACTCCTAGTGTTGGGCTATATATTGGCATTGGAATATGGAGAGAGATGAGGAATTTTAGCTCTAATTGTGTGCTAATGGTTTTAGCTAGTGAGTATTATGATGAGAATGAGTATATTAGAGATTATGATGAGTTTTTAAAATTTAAGGGGATAAAATGAAAAAAGCACCAAAATTATCATTACTAGCACCTAGTTTCAATCATCAAAACTATGTGAAGTATTTCTTAGATTCTGTATTAAATCAAACTTGTGAAGATTTTGAGCTAATTATTGTTGATGACTGCTCTTCTGATTCAAACATACAAATAATAGAAAGCTATAAAGATAAGAGAATAAAGCTAATCAAACATAAGCATAACTTAGGAATGAATGCTGCACTTAATAGT
It encodes:
- a CDS encoding F0F1 ATP synthase subunit C, with the protein product MKKLLFVFMALAGFAFAAEGGSNGEILLAYSAIAAGIGLGIAALGGAIGMGNTSAATISGMARNPGVGGKLMTTMFIALAMIEAQVIYTLVVALILLYANPFLAVLGL
- a CDS encoding glycosyltransferase family 8 protein, whose translation is MYHIVLNSDESYMKYAAVLISSIAKNSPHDNGYMIHILTNEISKEISDKMELLTNSLSKYCKISIKLHHMGDKDFQGSPLWGENQNYLAYYRLKLAQVIPADIDRCLYLDVDMLVVGDISCLFEVDLGEAIAGVVLDFYRPQNKRPLALKRQKLSYVTLDTNIYFNSGLLLVNLKQWREHKVEETCIEFLSNYESMFPDQDALNVVIKDKTKILSPKFNYYLLLPSNKLVFRGKNNANINEEESVYNEALKDIRIVHFIGHLKPWDSFVEPFYNYGHLVATPYIRQWWSIALRCEAFRDELLDIYENREQEKLDILARDIYLKMKKLEYKINSTRHPIRTLIKKLKGEL
- the rfbA gene encoding glucose-1-phosphate thymidylyltransferase RfbA, with protein sequence MKGIILAGGSGTRLYPTTLTISKQLLPIYDKPMIYYPFSVLMLAHIRDVLIISTPSDIDRFRELFGSGDWLGMNIEYKIQSSPDGLAQGLILAEEFVKNDDMALILGDNIFYGQGLSPMLKEAKENAKNNYATIFSYRVNDPHRFGVVEFDESENILSIEEKPQEPKSNFAATGLYFYDNSAIDIAKSIKPSTRGELEITDVNSVYLSNKRLKTQILRRGFAWLDTGTHDSLLEAGSFVQTIEVRQGYKVACLEEIAYNNGWIDKETLLKRAEFLAKSGYGEYLKKVSEGFR
- the rfbB gene encoding dTDP-glucose 4,6-dehydratase; this encodes MNILITGGAGFIGSNFINYFAKKYRNYHIFNLDSLTYAGSLENLREVESEENYTFIKGDICDFDFVREVFLEHKIDSVIHFAAESHVDNSIKNPSVFINTNVNGTFNLLHNAYNAWFVEPFVCKDSARHVFFHISTDEVYGSLEINDEPFTESTSYAPNSPYSASKASSDMLVRSYFHTYGLCGFITNCSNNYGIKQHDEKLIPTIIRNALLNKDIPIYGDGKNIRDWLYVDDHARAIDLVFHSDYFGESFNVGGNCEIQNINIAEYICKALDKLYPKEESYTKQIRFVKDRAGHDRRYAINASKIQNKLGFIPQESFESGIMKTIQWYAKKYGF
- a CDS encoding sugar 3,4-ketoisomerase; this translates as MDFRNYKLLNFSVMGDLRGNLVSLEENKNIPFCIKRVYYIYNTSDKERGFHAHTRLEQVAVVLSGECEFVLDSGKSREVIKLDTPSVGLYIGIGIWREMRNFSSNCVLMVLASEYYDENEYIRDYDEFLKFKGIK